A region from the Serinibacter arcticus genome encodes:
- a CDS encoding ABC transporter permease, with protein MTRRTDRAAGAAGAAGVLPAVVLAVAILLAWTWGAGRLGAVLLPAPSAVVRALGELAATGDLWPAIGATGGVAAQGALLAVVVALPLAWLIVHSRPAAAALEPYLAASQAIPAVAIAPLLVLWFGYGPGTTALLAALLVFFPIVITTALGLRGLDPEVLAAARVDGAGTWRLLRHIETPLALPQFLAGLRAGVALAMTGAVVGEFVIGGRGLGQLLESQRTRNDTAGLFATLVVLTLTSMTAYAIVRLLEQRAARMTER; from the coding sequence GTGACCAGGCGAACAGACAGGGCCGCGGGTGCCGCGGGCGCCGCCGGCGTGCTGCCCGCCGTCGTCCTCGCCGTCGCGATCCTTCTCGCGTGGACCTGGGGGGCCGGGCGACTGGGGGCGGTCCTGCTCCCCGCGCCGAGCGCCGTCGTCCGCGCCCTGGGCGAGCTCGCCGCCACCGGTGATCTCTGGCCCGCCATCGGCGCGACCGGGGGAGTGGCGGCCCAGGGGGCGCTGCTCGCGGTCGTCGTCGCCCTCCCGCTCGCGTGGCTCATCGTCCACTCCCGCCCGGCGGCCGCCGCCCTGGAGCCCTACCTCGCCGCCTCGCAGGCGATCCCCGCCGTCGCGATCGCGCCGCTCCTCGTCCTGTGGTTCGGCTACGGACCGGGAACGACGGCGCTGCTCGCCGCCCTGCTCGTCTTCTTCCCGATCGTGATCACGACGGCGCTCGGGCTGCGCGGGCTCGACCCCGAGGTGCTGGCCGCGGCGCGCGTCGACGGTGCCGGCACCTGGCGGCTGCTGCGCCACATCGAGACCCCGCTCGCCCTGCCCCAGTTCCTCGCCGGCCTCCGGGCCGGGGTCGCGCTGGCGATGACGGGCGCCGTCGTCGGGGAGTTCGTCATCGGCGGTCGAGGACTCGGCCAACTGCTCGAGTCCCAGCGCACCCGCAACGACACGGCGGGCCTCTTCGCGACCCTCGTCGTGCTCACCCTCACGTCCATGACCGCCTACGCGATCGTTCGCCTGCTCGAGCAGCGCGCCGCTCGGATGACCGAGCGATGA
- a CDS encoding ATP-grasp domain-containing protein, whose product MARVGIIVTDGYSVEDPDVDTPLLLPALRELGLDAEATVWHADLDWAGYDLLVLRSPWDYPRRVAEFTAWFERVQRVTRVLNEPALVHWNLDKRYLAELAERGIGVVPTSYATTTAEVAAALAPHGAGWVVVKPSVSAGAHDTALVRADSPEAAELTGRIVGRGATVMVQPEVPELSHGAEKALYLVDGELTHAVAKGALLERGGGFIGGVYQETPQLVPTTDDEVAFAGATMAAIADATGLETPLYARIDTVLSAEHGLVLLEAELFEPTFNLHLVPEVVQRFAAAVAARV is encoded by the coding sequence ATGGCACGGGTCGGGATCATCGTCACGGACGGCTACTCGGTGGAGGACCCCGACGTCGACACCCCGCTGCTCCTCCCGGCGCTGCGCGAGCTCGGGCTGGACGCGGAGGCGACGGTCTGGCACGCCGACCTCGACTGGGCCGGCTACGACCTGCTCGTCCTCCGGAGCCCGTGGGACTACCCGCGACGGGTCGCGGAGTTCACCGCGTGGTTCGAGCGAGTCCAGCGGGTCACCCGGGTGCTGAACGAGCCGGCGCTCGTGCACTGGAACCTCGACAAGCGCTATCTCGCCGAGCTGGCCGAGCGCGGGATCGGCGTCGTCCCGACCTCGTACGCGACCACGACGGCCGAGGTCGCCGCGGCCCTGGCCCCCCACGGCGCCGGCTGGGTGGTGGTCAAGCCGTCCGTGTCGGCGGGGGCCCACGACACGGCACTGGTGCGGGCCGACTCCCCCGAGGCGGCCGAGCTCACCGGACGCATCGTCGGCCGCGGCGCGACCGTGATGGTGCAGCCCGAGGTGCCGGAGCTGTCGCACGGGGCCGAGAAGGCGCTGTACCTCGTCGACGGCGAGCTCACCCACGCCGTCGCGAAGGGCGCCCTGCTCGAGCGCGGGGGCGGCTTCATCGGCGGGGTCTACCAGGAGACGCCGCAGCTCGTGCCGACGACCGACGACGAGGTCGCCTTCGCCGGCGCGACGATGGCGGCCATCGCCGACGCGACCGGGTTGGAGACCCCGCTGTACGCGCGGATCGACACGGTGCTCAGCGCCGAGCACGGCCTGGTGCTGCTGGAGGCGGAGCTGTTCGAGCCGACGTTCAACCTCCACCTCGTGCCGGAGGTCGTCCAGCGCTTCGCGGCGGCCGTTGCCGCGCGGGTGTGA
- the rpe gene encoding ribulose-phosphate 3-epimerase has product MGIRITPSILNSDVSDLRGELAKIAGADWAHVDVMDNHFVPNLTWGLPVVEAILPVSPVPLDIHLMIADPDRWAPAYAEAGAQSVTFHAEAAAAPIRLARELRRQGARAGLALRPTTGVDPFLELLPEIDMLLIMTVEPGFGGQSFLDSMLPKIRAARRAVTEQDLDLWIQVDGGVSRETIERAAEAGADTFVAGSAVYKAEDAAAEVEALRGLAEGAHRH; this is encoded by the coding sequence GTGGGAATCCGAATCACGCCGAGCATCCTGAACTCCGACGTCTCCGACCTGCGCGGCGAGCTCGCGAAGATCGCGGGGGCCGACTGGGCCCACGTCGACGTGATGGACAACCACTTCGTGCCGAACCTCACGTGGGGTCTGCCGGTGGTCGAGGCGATCCTCCCCGTGAGCCCGGTCCCGCTCGACATCCACCTGATGATCGCCGACCCCGACCGGTGGGCGCCCGCCTACGCCGAGGCCGGGGCGCAGTCCGTGACGTTCCACGCCGAGGCCGCCGCGGCGCCGATCCGACTCGCGCGCGAGCTGCGTCGTCAGGGTGCCCGTGCCGGGCTGGCACTGCGTCCCACGACCGGGGTGGACCCGTTCCTCGAGCTGCTGCCCGAGATCGACATGCTCCTGATCATGACCGTCGAGCCCGGCTTCGGTGGCCAGTCCTTCCTGGACTCGATGCTGCCGAAGATCCGCGCCGCGCGGCGGGCCGTGACCGAGCAGGACCTCGACCTCTGGATCCAGGTCGACGGTGGGGTCTCGCGCGAGACGATCGAGCGCGCCGCCGAAGCGGGGGCCGACACGTTCGTCGCCGGGTCGGCCGTCTACAAGGCCGAGGACGCCGCCGCCGAGGTCGAGGCCCTGCGCGGCCTCGCCGAGGGCGCGCACCGCCACTGA
- a CDS encoding HNH endonuclease signature motif containing protein, translating to MTNAHRDDCEDRLDACLADLGAAEAVLTAALDAGDVVDACELAERVEQVARVLYRLQVRAAGAVESESPAVRPTSDPQVPFRRGCDLLRSRLRISGHEARRRIRAASAVLPRRAMTGGELRPIAASLAVGLGTVDDAERGVVVGSADGEQSASEDPSGRAAAAPGPEAIEVVLRAPDEIRDVAAAEVVDDAERTLVGYARTFDPETLRRVGRRLISLLDPDGAEPGERDALRRQGVTVGATRRGLTHLDIWADAVQAEVLMTVFDAGSNPRAAVPTPVQPATPSVLSPPSAPFVPREPSVPSAPSVPPARSAPALSGPAATARRPEVGSDVRDDRTRPQRILDALVAACQAALRSAVLPSVGGLPPQLLVTIGLADLEVRTGLSLADAVQQAAGQPPPPASDSAPAPSPTPTPTPTPSPHLPTPGAADTRPHAPTSARTGQGLLPHAGPVPAGLLRRLACDADVIPVVLGGGSELLDLGTKQRLVPAALRKALIARDGGCLFPGCPIPPTWTEGHHVITWAAGGPTTSGNTCLLCPAHHHAVHLGRWVVERTSSTAPGPSRPFRITSPWSARPEQTWNAYPLGA from the coding sequence ATGACGAACGCTCACCGCGACGACTGCGAGGACAGGCTCGACGCCTGCCTCGCCGATCTCGGCGCGGCCGAGGCGGTCCTGACCGCCGCCCTCGACGCGGGGGACGTGGTGGACGCGTGCGAGCTCGCCGAGCGGGTCGAGCAGGTGGCCCGGGTCCTGTACCGGCTCCAGGTGCGGGCGGCCGGTGCGGTCGAGTCCGAATCGCCGGCGGTCCGACCGACCAGCGATCCGCAGGTCCCGTTCCGGCGGGGGTGCGACCTCCTCAGGTCCCGGCTGCGCATCTCGGGACACGAGGCTCGACGACGGATCCGCGCGGCCTCCGCGGTGCTCCCTCGACGGGCGATGACCGGGGGAGAGCTCCGACCGATCGCGGCCTCCCTCGCGGTCGGGCTGGGCACAGTGGACGACGCGGAGCGCGGGGTCGTCGTCGGCAGCGCCGACGGGGAGCAGAGCGCGTCCGAGGATCCCTCGGGTCGCGCCGCCGCTGCGCCCGGACCCGAGGCAATCGAGGTCGTGCTGCGAGCGCCGGACGAGATCCGGGACGTCGCCGCCGCCGAGGTCGTCGACGACGCCGAGCGAACCCTCGTCGGCTACGCGAGGACGTTCGATCCCGAGACCCTGCGTCGCGTGGGAAGGCGCCTGATCTCGCTGCTCGATCCGGACGGTGCCGAGCCCGGCGAACGCGACGCGCTCCGTCGCCAGGGCGTGACGGTGGGTGCCACCCGGCGTGGCCTCACCCACCTCGACATCTGGGCCGACGCCGTCCAGGCCGAGGTTCTGATGACGGTGTTCGACGCCGGCAGCAACCCGCGCGCCGCGGTACCGACACCGGTGCAGCCCGCCACGCCGTCCGTCCTCTCCCCGCCGTCTGCTCCGTTCGTACCGCGCGAGCCGTCAGTACCGTCGGCACCGTCCGTGCCGCCAGCACGGTCCGCGCCGGCCCTCTCGGGACCGGCCGCGACGGCACGTCGCCCCGAGGTGGGATCCGACGTCCGGGACGACCGCACGCGTCCCCAGCGCATACTCGACGCCCTGGTGGCTGCCTGCCAGGCAGCCCTCCGCAGCGCTGTCCTTCCCTCGGTGGGTGGCCTCCCGCCCCAGCTGCTCGTCACCATCGGGCTGGCCGACCTCGAGGTCCGTACGGGCCTCAGCCTGGCGGACGCCGTCCAACAGGCGGCGGGCCAACCGCCACCACCGGCATCCGACTCGGCGCCTGCTCCGTCCCCGACCCCGACCCCGACCCCGACCCCATCGCCACATCTGCCGACTCCAGGTGCCGCAGACACGCGCCCGCACGCCCCGACCTCCGCGCGGACCGGTCAGGGCCTCCTGCCGCACGCGGGTCCCGTCCCTGCGGGCCTGCTCCGTCGGCTGGCGTGCGACGCCGACGTCATCCCCGTCGTGCTCGGGGGTGGGAGCGAGCTCCTGGACCTGGGAACGAAGCAGCGGCTCGTCCCTGCCGCGCTGCGCAAGGCCCTCATCGCCCGCGACGGCGGCTGCCTGTTCCCCGGCTGCCCGATCCCGCCGACCTGGACCGAGGGGCACCACGTGATCACCTGGGCGGCCGGCGGGCCGACGACCAGCGGCAACACCTGCCTGCTGTGTCCGGCCCACCACCACGCCGTCCACCTCGGACGCTGGGTCGTGGAACGCACGTCCTCGACCGCTCCGGGGCCGTCGCGACCGTTCCGGATCACGTCACCCTGGTCGGCCCGGCCGGAGCAGACGTGGAACGCCTACCCGCTGGGAGCGTGA
- a CDS encoding GNAT family N-acetyltransferase, whose product MGVVGVGSSAADRLVLRPPTGTDEVVLRRIHEQLRADGFTFLLADGDWPVLLAQVQREADGVDLPPGRVRSDFLVAEVDGVLVGRVSVRHELNAYLLAVGGHVGYAVAPEHRRRGYASRMLQLSVERLGDLGVARVLVTCDDDNEGSAAVIERCGGVLEDVVSGDDGVVKRRYWIDASVR is encoded by the coding sequence GTGGGAGTCGTGGGCGTGGGGTCGTCGGCCGCTGACCGGCTGGTCCTGCGGCCGCCGACCGGGACCGACGAGGTCGTGCTCCGGCGGATCCACGAGCAGCTGCGCGCGGACGGGTTCACCTTCCTGCTCGCCGACGGCGACTGGCCCGTCCTGCTGGCCCAGGTGCAGCGCGAGGCCGACGGCGTCGATCTCCCTCCCGGACGCGTTCGATCCGACTTCCTCGTCGCCGAGGTCGACGGCGTGCTGGTCGGTCGGGTGTCCGTGCGACACGAGCTGAACGCGTACCTGCTGGCCGTCGGCGGGCACGTCGGCTACGCCGTGGCGCCCGAGCATCGTCGCCGCGGCTACGCCTCGCGGATGCTCCAGCTCTCCGTCGAGCGCCTGGGCGATCTGGGGGTCGCACGCGTGCTCGTCACGTGCGACGACGACAACGAGGGCTCGGCCGCCGTCATCGAGCGGTGCGGCGGGGTTCTCGAGGACGTGGTTTCGGGTGACGACGGGGTGGTCAAGCGGCGGTACTGGATCGATGCCTCGGTGAGGTGA
- a CDS encoding RsmB/NOP family class I SAM-dependent RNA methyltransferase: MAERGAGERGGRNERGGAGERGRGRPGGARGGNGRGATTRIDPSRQAAYDVLRAVAGSDAYANLVLPGLLAERELSGRDAGFATELAYGTLRLRGRYDAILAMCSSRGLTSIDPGVLDALRLGAHQVLGMRVAQHAAVSETVDLVRANVSPGAASFANAVMRQVTRADAAEWERRMAERTTDADDLLGQRLAHPAWIVRALRESLALDGGTPAGRLEAELVALLEADNAAPAVTLVARPGLVDERELTDAVEDGVVTPAGLAPTAWRLAGGSPDALPAVRQGRMGVQDEGSQLVALALAGVTVTDGDSQWADVCAGPGGKSALLGAVLAQRTDELAALGALDRPSVLVAGEVQPHRVGLVERSVKALPPELLDVVQWDGRELGTAHPGRFDRVLVDAPCTGLGALRRRPEARWRRTPADLKPLALLQRELLDAALDATRPGGVVGYVTCSPHVAETRAVVEAVTRSREDVEVLDAVAAVNAVVGRPVEGLAGPYVQLWPHRHGTDAMFLALLRRV, translated from the coding sequence GTGGCTGAGCGCGGAGCGGGCGAGCGCGGCGGACGGAACGAGCGCGGTGGCGCGGGCGAGCGGGGTCGGGGGCGTCCCGGCGGTGCCCGTGGCGGGAACGGCCGCGGCGCGACGACGCGCATCGACCCGTCCCGGCAGGCGGCCTACGACGTCCTGCGCGCCGTCGCCGGGTCCGACGCGTACGCGAACCTCGTGCTCCCGGGCCTCCTGGCCGAGCGCGAACTGAGCGGGCGCGACGCCGGCTTCGCCACCGAGCTCGCCTACGGGACGCTCCGGCTGCGCGGTCGCTACGACGCGATCCTCGCGATGTGCTCGAGCCGCGGGCTGACCTCGATCGACCCCGGCGTCCTCGACGCGCTCCGGCTGGGCGCGCACCAGGTGCTCGGGATGCGGGTGGCGCAGCACGCGGCCGTCTCGGAGACGGTGGACCTGGTCCGCGCCAACGTGTCGCCGGGCGCCGCCTCGTTCGCGAACGCCGTCATGCGCCAGGTGACGCGCGCCGACGCCGCCGAGTGGGAGCGTCGGATGGCCGAGCGCACCACCGATGCGGACGACCTGCTCGGTCAGCGACTGGCCCACCCGGCCTGGATCGTCCGGGCGCTCCGCGAGAGCCTGGCGCTCGACGGCGGTACCCCGGCCGGCCGGCTCGAGGCCGAGCTCGTCGCGTTGCTCGAGGCCGACAACGCGGCCCCGGCGGTGACCCTGGTCGCCCGGCCGGGCCTGGTCGACGAGCGCGAGCTGACCGACGCCGTCGAGGACGGGGTGGTGACGCCGGCCGGCCTCGCCCCGACGGCGTGGCGTCTGGCCGGCGGCAGCCCCGACGCGCTGCCGGCCGTGCGACAGGGCCGGATGGGCGTCCAGGACGAGGGGAGCCAGCTCGTCGCGCTCGCGCTCGCGGGCGTCACGGTCACCGACGGGGACTCGCAGTGGGCCGACGTGTGCGCCGGCCCCGGCGGCAAGAGTGCGCTGCTGGGCGCCGTGCTGGCCCAGCGGACCGACGAGCTCGCGGCGCTCGGGGCGCTGGACCGACCGAGCGTGCTCGTCGCCGGCGAGGTCCAGCCGCACCGCGTGGGGCTGGTGGAGCGCAGCGTGAAGGCGCTGCCGCCCGAGCTCCTCGACGTCGTGCAGTGGGACGGTCGCGAGCTCGGCACGGCCCACCCGGGCCGGTTCGACCGCGTCCTCGTGGACGCTCCGTGCACCGGCCTGGGGGCGCTCCGGCGTCGACCCGAGGCCCGGTGGCGGCGGACGCCCGCCGACCTCAAGCCGCTCGCGCTGCTGCAGCGGGAGCTGCTGGACGCCGCGCTGGACGCGACGCGACCCGGGGGAGTGGTCGGGTACGTGACGTGCTCGCCGCACGTCGCGGAGACGCGCGCCGTGGTGGAAGCCGTGACCCGTTCGCGGGAGGACGTCGAGGTGCTGGACGCGGTCGCGGCGGTGAACGCGGTGGTCGGACGGCCCGTCGAGGGCCTGGCGGGACCGTACGTGCAGCTCTGGCCGCACCGGCACGGGACCGACGCGATGTTCCTGGCGCTGCTGCGCCGGGTCTGA
- a CDS encoding methionyl-tRNA formyltransferase, protein MRVLFAGTPDVAVPTLRALAARHTVVAALTRPPARRSRRGAEEPSPVADAARELGIDVLEWPTLRTPEAVAAIEALELDVAVVVAYGALVPATLLDVPTHGWINLHFSLLPAWRGAAPVQWAVRSGDEITGATTFRLTTGLDTGPVIGTMTEGVRPRDTSGDLLDRLSVAGVPLVLASLDALADGSASPTEQPDDGVSLAPKLEVAHAQVPWHLPAVAVDRFVRSMTPAPGAWTVLAGTRVKVGPVVLVPVVSGASVSGEIALAPGEVRAGKNEVHVGTGTTPVLLGEVAPAGKAWMPAAAWARGARLEQGSAFEGVDRG, encoded by the coding sequence CTGCGCGTGCTCTTCGCCGGAACCCCCGACGTCGCCGTCCCGACCCTCCGGGCGCTGGCCGCCCGCCACACCGTGGTCGCGGCGCTGACCCGCCCGCCGGCCCGCCGCTCGCGCCGGGGCGCGGAGGAGCCCTCGCCCGTCGCCGACGCGGCTCGTGAGCTCGGCATCGACGTCCTGGAGTGGCCGACCCTGCGGACCCCCGAGGCGGTGGCCGCGATCGAGGCGCTCGAGCTCGACGTCGCCGTCGTGGTCGCCTACGGCGCGCTCGTCCCGGCCACGCTGCTCGACGTGCCGACGCACGGCTGGATCAACCTGCACTTCTCGCTGCTGCCCGCGTGGCGCGGTGCCGCGCCCGTGCAGTGGGCGGTGCGGAGCGGCGACGAGATCACGGGGGCGACGACGTTCCGCCTGACCACGGGGCTCGACACCGGTCCCGTGATCGGGACGATGACCGAGGGCGTCCGACCGCGCGACACCAGCGGCGACCTCCTGGACCGGCTCTCGGTCGCGGGCGTCCCGCTCGTGCTGGCGAGCCTGGACGCGCTGGCGGACGGGTCGGCGTCACCGACCGAGCAGCCCGACGACGGCGTCAGCCTCGCCCCCAAGCTCGAGGTCGCGCACGCGCAGGTGCCGTGGCACCTGCCCGCCGTCGCCGTCGACCGCTTCGTGCGGTCGATGACGCCGGCTCCTGGGGCGTGGACGGTGCTCGCGGGGACGCGGGTGAAGGTGGGGCCGGTCGTGCTGGTGCCTGTGGTGTCGGGGGCGTCGGTGTCGGGTGAGATCGCGCTCGCGCCGGGTGAGGTGCGGGCGGGCAAGAACGAGGTGCACGTGGGGACCGGCACGACGCCGGTGCTGCTCGGCGAGGTCGCCCCGGCCGGCAAGGCGTGGATGCCCGCGGCCGCCTGGGCGCGCGGCGCCCGGCTGGAACAGGGGTCGGCGTTCGAGGGGGTCGACCGTGGCTGA
- a CDS encoding HAD family hydrolase → MSSESEIDTVVLDLGQVLVDWEPQRAHPHLSAQAWHAVAAEIDFHALNLRADAGETWASLEEEVAAAWPQHAGFLARYAEAFATTLTGPVPGMPELVGEMRARGLRLLGLTNWSSETFPHGRVAVPAMHELEAIVVSGDLGLVKPDPAIYQHLLDRFDVAPARALFVDDRLANVEAARALGLHGHVFTDAASLRRELAGLGVVIDPPA, encoded by the coding sequence GTGAGCAGCGAGAGCGAGATCGACACCGTCGTGCTGGACCTCGGCCAGGTGCTGGTCGACTGGGAACCGCAGCGCGCGCACCCCCACCTGAGTGCCCAGGCGTGGCACGCCGTCGCCGCCGAGATCGACTTCCACGCCCTGAACCTCCGCGCGGACGCGGGGGAGACCTGGGCGTCCCTGGAGGAGGAGGTCGCCGCCGCGTGGCCGCAGCACGCCGGCTTCCTCGCGCGGTACGCGGAGGCCTTCGCCACGACGCTGACCGGGCCGGTCCCCGGCATGCCGGAGCTGGTGGGCGAGATGCGGGCGCGCGGCCTCCGGCTGCTCGGCCTGACGAACTGGTCGTCGGAGACCTTCCCCCACGGACGGGTCGCCGTGCCCGCGATGCACGAGCTGGAGGCGATCGTGGTGTCGGGCGACCTGGGTCTGGTGAAGCCGGATCCCGCGATCTACCAGCACCTGCTCGACCGGTTCGACGTCGCACCCGCGCGGGCCCTGTTCGTGGACGACCGCCTCGCGAACGTCGAGGCGGCCCGGGCTCTCGGGCTGCACGGTCACGTCTTCACGGACGCGGCCTCGCTGCGCCGGGAGCTCGCCGGCCTCGGCGTCGTGATCGATCCGCCCGCCTAG
- a CDS encoding primosomal protein DnaI: MPAAGPPVCGACGTSAEDWRCPECGFGGLRAVRVGSMRTAEELGRAFPQIPVLASESGHGVVDRVNDAPRIVVATPGAEPEAEGGYTAVVLLDGSLATSLPGLAGSEEALRRWFAAAWLARSARDGGRVVVAGGGTAAVVQALVRWDAEGFAHRELAERTELRFPPAARVVTATGSLDAVTDLLAELEPSPGAEVLGPFPVPAAPVRPGSGAGAGGGTGTAGASAATPPPGSLWGTDDGADGDDVVEPSRALLRSSLADGAALSRAVKEALGVRSAHKRRGPVRVVVDPRDL, translated from the coding sequence ATGCCCGCCGCGGGGCCTCCGGTCTGCGGGGCGTGCGGCACGAGCGCCGAGGACTGGCGCTGCCCGGAGTGCGGCTTCGGGGGCCTGCGGGCCGTGCGTGTCGGCTCGATGCGGACCGCCGAGGAGCTCGGACGCGCGTTCCCGCAGATCCCGGTCCTCGCGAGCGAGTCGGGGCACGGCGTCGTGGACCGGGTGAACGACGCGCCCCGGATCGTCGTGGCCACCCCGGGCGCCGAGCCGGAGGCGGAGGGCGGGTACACCGCCGTCGTGCTGCTGGACGGCTCGCTCGCCACGTCGCTGCCCGGGCTGGCGGGGAGCGAGGAGGCGCTGCGGCGCTGGTTCGCCGCGGCCTGGCTCGCGCGTTCGGCGCGCGACGGCGGCCGCGTCGTCGTCGCGGGCGGCGGCACCGCGGCGGTGGTGCAGGCGCTCGTGCGGTGGGACGCGGAGGGGTTCGCCCACCGCGAGCTCGCCGAGCGCACGGAGCTGCGATTCCCGCCCGCGGCGCGGGTGGTCACGGCGACAGGGTCGCTCGACGCCGTCACCGACCTGCTCGCCGAGCTCGAGCCGTCGCCGGGGGCGGAGGTGCTCGGGCCGTTCCCGGTGCCGGCCGCACCGGTGCGCCCGGGGTCGGGGGCTGGTGCCGGCGGCGGGACTGGGACGGCGGGAGCCTCCGCCGCGACGCCGCCGCCGGGATCGCTCTGGGGGACGGACGACGGCGCGGACGGGGACGACGTCGTCGAGCCGTCCCGGGCGCTCCTGAGGTCGTCGTTGGCGGACGGCGCGGCCCTGTCCCGCGCGGTCAAGGAAGCGCTCGGGGTGCGCAGCGCCCACAAGCGGCGCGGCCCGGTCCGGGTCGTCGTCGACCCTCGGGACCTGTGA